A DNA window from Acidobacteriota bacterium contains the following coding sequences:
- a CDS encoding DUF1592 domain-containing protein, giving the protein MRSRAVADDPRLGYDASIVRGFCVLARAARDESPATFERRCIPAERRCYAGFHHGLLAVLACVAMTGAAPGATEAASASQTAEEAHQAEAARHQVLVQRYCLTCHTEARRDQGLAPIALEGLDLADVGSHAETWEAVVRKLRLGMMPPAGRPRPDAEANGRFVTWLEASLDAAAAVAPYPGRPGVRRLTTAEYVNAIGHLLDMEVDERWLLFPADDVNQQGFSTSADVLSISPALFERYLAAANRISRLAVGDPTIGPGYVAATYSTPRLLYQDDRASEDLPFGSRGGMAIKHYFPLDGDYEVKIRLRRMIYDYIVGMGRSHVIEVRLDGALIERFTVGDADRFGYPSAYSFFGTIRGDPAWEEYVSNEADAGLAVRFPAKAGRRTVGVSFVEARTEPTGVLERRLSGFSLSGLGFYHGNAAVERVEIAGPYDATGPGDTPSRRRLFTCRPASGDVADEARCATEILTALARRAYRRPVTDGDLATLMKFYEAGHAERDFETGIQKAVERMLVAPQFLFRVERDPVDIRAGAAYRLTDLELASRLSFFLWSSIPDDELLDLAEAGRLSDPDVLEQQVRRMLADRRASALVENFASQWLQLPRIEGVTPDADVFYEFDENLRADMERETKLFLESQVRGDRGLRELLTADYTFVNERLARHYGIPGVYGERFRRVAVDPERRGGLLGHASLLTLTAYPTRTSPVLRGKWVLDNILGSPPPEAPPNVPALEENHGGREVLSMRERMEQHRANPACASCHRIMDPPGFVLENYDAIGRWRDADEAGAPVETSGALADGTVVGTPRGFRDALLAYDVSFVRTVTEKLLGYAVGRTMEHTDQPAIRQVVTDAAADDYRWSSIVLGIVNSTPFQMRSAEP; this is encoded by the coding sequence ATGCCTCCATTGTGAGGGGGTTCTGTGTCCTCGCCCGAGCAGCCCGAGATGAAAGCCCCGCTACATTCGAGCGGCGATGCATCCCGGCTGAACGGCGGTGCTACGCGGGGTTTCACCACGGACTGCTAGCCGTCCTGGCGTGCGTGGCGATGACCGGCGCCGCACCCGGCGCCACCGAGGCCGCGTCCGCCTCCCAGACTGCCGAGGAAGCTCATCAGGCCGAAGCCGCCCGGCACCAGGTGCTGGTCCAGCGCTACTGCCTGACCTGCCACACTGAAGCGCGGCGCGATCAGGGCCTGGCGCCTATCGCGCTGGAGGGGCTGGACCTCGCAGATGTTGGCTCCCATGCGGAGACCTGGGAAGCGGTGGTCCGGAAGCTGCGCCTCGGCATGATGCCGCCGGCGGGACGGCCGCGGCCGGACGCGGAAGCGAACGGCCGGTTCGTAACCTGGCTGGAGGCGTCGCTGGATGCGGCGGCGGCCGTTGCGCCCTATCCGGGCCGCCCCGGCGTTCGGCGCCTGACGACGGCGGAGTACGTCAACGCGATCGGGCATCTGCTCGACATGGAAGTGGACGAGCGCTGGCTGCTCTTCCCGGCCGATGACGTCAACCAGCAGGGCTTCAGCACGAGCGCCGACGTGCTGTCGATCTCCCCCGCCCTCTTCGAGCGGTATCTCGCCGCGGCCAACAGGATCAGCCGGCTCGCGGTCGGAGACCCGACCATCGGCCCCGGTTACGTGGCCGCCACCTACAGCACGCCGCGGCTGCTCTACCAGGACGACCGCGCCAGCGAGGACCTGCCGTTCGGCTCGCGCGGCGGAATGGCCATCAAGCACTACTTCCCGCTCGACGGCGACTACGAGGTCAAGATCCGCCTCCGCCGGATGATCTACGACTACATCGTCGGCATGGGGCGATCCCACGTCATCGAGGTGCGCCTCGACGGCGCGTTGATCGAGCGGTTCACGGTCGGCGACGCGGACCGGTTCGGCTACCCGTCCGCCTACAGCTTCTTCGGGACCATCCGGGGCGACCCCGCCTGGGAGGAATACGTCTCGAACGAAGCGGACGCCGGCCTGGCGGTCCGTTTCCCCGCCAAGGCGGGCCGGCGCACGGTGGGGGTTTCGTTCGTCGAGGCCCGCACCGAGCCGACCGGCGTGCTGGAACGGCGGCTGTCCGGCTTCTCGTTGAGCGGCCTCGGCTTCTACCACGGCAACGCGGCGGTCGAGCGGGTGGAGATTGCCGGGCCGTACGACGCGACCGGTCCGGGCGATACGCCGAGCCGCCGGCGCCTGTTCACCTGCCGTCCCGCCAGCGGGGACGTGGCGGACGAAGCGCGTTGCGCCACCGAGATCCTGACCGCGCTGGCGCGGCGCGCCTACCGGCGCCCCGTTACCGACGGCGACCTCGCGACACTGATGAAGTTCTACGAGGCGGGCCATGCGGAGCGCGACTTCGAAACAGGCATACAGAAGGCAGTCGAGCGGATGCTGGTCGCGCCGCAGTTTCTCTTCCGCGTCGAGCGCGACCCGGTCGATATCCGGGCCGGCGCGGCCTACCGCCTGACCGACCTGGAGCTCGCCTCGCGGCTCTCCTTTTTCCTCTGGAGCAGCATTCCGGACGACGAACTGCTCGACCTCGCGGAGGCGGGACGGCTGAGCGACCCGGACGTTCTGGAGCAGCAGGTGCGGCGGATGCTGGCCGACCGGCGCGCGTCGGCCCTGGTGGAGAACTTCGCCAGCCAGTGGCTGCAGTTGCCGCGCATCGAGGGCGTGACGCCCGACGCGGACGTCTTCTACGAGTTCGACGAGAACCTGCGGGCGGACATGGAACGCGAAACGAAGCTGTTCCTCGAGAGCCAGGTGCGTGGCGACCGCGGGCTGCGGGAGCTTCTGACCGCCGATTACACCTTCGTCAACGAGCGGCTCGCCCGCCACTACGGCATCCCGGGCGTCTACGGTGAGCGGTTCCGGCGCGTGGCGGTCGATCCCGAGCGGCGCGGAGGCCTGCTCGGCCACGCGAGCCTGCTGACGTTGACCGCCTATCCGACCCGTACCTCGCCGGTGCTCCGCGGCAAGTGGGTGCTCGACAACATCCTCGGCAGCCCGCCGCCCGAGGCGCCGCCCAACGTGCCGGCGCTGGAGGAAAACCACGGCGGCCGCGAAGTGCTTTCGATGCGCGAACGGATGGAGCAGCACCGCGCCAATCCCGCCTGCGCGTCGTGCCACCGCATCATGGATCCGCCCGGCTTCGTTCTGGAGAATTACGATGCCATCGGGCGCTGGCGCGACGCCGACGAGGCGGGTGCGCCGGTCGAGACGTCGGGCGCGCTGGCCGACGGCACTGTCGTCGGGACTCCGCGGGGGTTCAGGGACGCGCTTCTGGCATACGATGTAAGTTTCGTGCGCACCGTCACGGAGAAATTGCTCGGCTATGCGGTCGGGCGGACGATGGAGCACACCGATCAGCCCGCGATTCGGCAAGTTGTCACGGACGCCGCCGCCGACGATTACCGGTGGTCGTCCATCGTTCTCGGCATCGTCAACAGCACGCCGTTCCAGATGAGGAGTGCGGAGCCATGA
- a CDS encoding DUF1552 domain-containing protein: MMITRKALPRRTVLRGLGAAIGLPLLDGMVPALSALRKTAANPVIRFGAIYVPNGMVMQNWTPEAEGPAFELTPTLQPLAPFRDQLLVLSGLASTPPPGITGGSHSRASTKFLTAEHPGAWNPDAVSMDQVAARHLGRETPLASLELGLEGANFAGSCDSGGFSCAFSYTISWASGETPLPMEHNPRAVFERLFGDSDSTDAATRQARRQAQRSILDSVGEDVARLQRELGADDRRKVGAYLDAVRDVERRIAIAETQGDDDVPLIERPMGVPTTLAEHAGLMYDLQLLAYQTDRTRVTTFMSGHELSGRTYREIGVPDAHHPLSHHRNVPEALAKLTKINTYHTTLFASFLEKLRDTPDGDGSLLDHVMLMYGAGMSDSNLHSPYNLPVLLIGGGAGQLAGGRHLVYPDRTPLANLHVSLLDKLGVDVDRIGDSTGALPRLEGPAERLSGV, encoded by the coding sequence ATGATGATCACCAGGAAGGCCCTTCCCCGCCGGACCGTCCTCCGGGGGCTTGGCGCGGCCATCGGACTGCCACTGCTCGACGGGATGGTGCCGGCGCTGAGCGCGCTGCGCAAGACGGCGGCGAATCCCGTCATCCGGTTCGGGGCGATCTACGTGCCGAACGGCATGGTGATGCAGAACTGGACGCCGGAAGCCGAGGGCCCGGCGTTCGAGCTGACGCCGACCCTGCAGCCGCTGGCCCCGTTCCGCGATCAGTTGCTCGTGCTCAGCGGGCTCGCCAGCACACCGCCGCCCGGAATCACCGGCGGCAGCCACTCGCGCGCCTCGACGAAGTTCCTGACGGCCGAGCACCCCGGGGCCTGGAACCCGGACGCGGTGTCGATGGACCAGGTCGCGGCGCGCCACCTCGGGCGCGAGACGCCCCTCGCGTCGCTCGAGCTGGGTCTGGAAGGCGCCAACTTCGCCGGATCGTGCGACAGCGGCGGCTTCAGTTGCGCCTTCTCGTACACCATCTCGTGGGCCAGCGGGGAAACGCCGCTACCGATGGAGCACAACCCGCGCGCCGTGTTCGAGCGGCTGTTCGGCGACAGCGACAGTACTGACGCCGCGACGCGGCAGGCCCGGCGGCAGGCGCAGCGGAGCATCCTGGACTCGGTCGGCGAGGACGTCGCCCGCCTGCAGCGCGAGCTGGGCGCGGACGACCGGCGCAAGGTCGGCGCCTACCTCGACGCGGTGCGTGACGTCGAGCGCCGCATCGCCATCGCGGAAACCCAGGGCGACGACGACGTGCCGCTCATCGAACGGCCGATGGGCGTGCCGACGACCCTCGCGGAGCATGCCGGCCTGATGTACGACCTGCAACTGCTCGCCTATCAGACCGACCGGACCCGTGTCACCACCTTCATGAGCGGGCACGAGTTGAGCGGACGCACCTACCGGGAGATCGGCGTGCCCGATGCGCACCACCCGCTGTCGCATCACCGCAACGTGCCGGAGGCACTCGCCAAGCTCACGAAGATCAACACCTACCACACGACGCTGTTCGCGTCGTTCCTCGAGAAGCTACGCGATACGCCGGACGGCGACGGCTCGCTGCTCGACCACGTGATGCTGATGTACGGCGCCGGCATGAGCGACAGCAACCTCCACTCGCCCTACAACCTGCCGGTCCTGCTCATCGGCGGCGGGGCCGGACAGCTCGCCGGCGGGCGCCACCTGGTCTACCCCGACCGGACGCCGCTTGCGAACCTGCACGTCTCGCTGCTCGACAAGCTCGGGGTCGATGTCGACCGCATCGGCGACAGCACCGGTGCGCTCCCGCGCCTGGAGGGACCGGCCGAGCGGCTGTCCGGCGTGTAG
- a CDS encoding DUF222 domain-containing protein, producing the protein MNTSTTSDKAPIPSPDELRRNREERNRLENEIAELSARIDAAIYELLVRIRRFDELGGWSGATSYPQWLSWRANLAPGTAREYVRVAHALADLPKTSDALRRGQISYSKVRAITRVATAATEDRLLHLARQSTAADLERIARAWRLCDRQQEGREDAKRRRNQELSIYPDVDGMFVVRALLTPELGAVVRRAIEAASEQLYQEAKDAEPKNVEKESPACRRGDALGLIAESALAAKLDTGTAGDRYQVVVHVDPETLRDDVSAETSGATDGPSENNSGKGLASAGQAALEEAGGIRVSAETSRRVACDAGKVVMRHDAKGNVLDVGRKTRTVSPALRRAQESRDQHCRFPGCEARRCDAHHVKHWADGGTTKLDNLVLLCRRHHRAVHEEGFGLTLDAEGQPRFTQPNGQPLEMAPAPPSWSGAPLAPTDAKLAEDGIAIDANTSIPNWGGERLDLPYVIGVAWRPGDNPGAEETAGP; encoded by the coding sequence ATGAACACTTCCACGACGTCCGACAAGGCCCCGATTCCGTCTCCCGACGAGCTCCGCCGGAACCGCGAAGAGCGCAACCGCCTCGAGAACGAGATCGCCGAGCTCTCCGCCCGCATCGACGCCGCCATCTACGAGCTGCTGGTCCGTATCCGCCGCTTCGACGAGCTGGGAGGCTGGTCGGGCGCCACGTCCTACCCCCAGTGGCTGAGCTGGCGGGCCAACCTGGCCCCCGGCACCGCGCGGGAGTACGTGCGGGTGGCGCATGCCCTGGCCGACCTGCCGAAGACCTCCGACGCGCTGCGGCGGGGCCAGATCTCTTACTCGAAGGTGCGCGCCATCACCCGGGTCGCGACGGCGGCGACCGAGGACCGCCTGCTGCATCTCGCCCGCCAGTCGACGGCGGCCGACCTCGAGCGCATCGCCCGGGCGTGGCGGCTGTGCGACCGCCAGCAGGAGGGGCGGGAGGACGCGAAGCGGCGGCGGAACCAGGAGCTCAGCATCTATCCGGATGTCGACGGCATGTTCGTCGTCCGGGCGTTGTTGACGCCGGAGTTGGGCGCGGTGGTGCGACGGGCCATCGAGGCGGCGTCCGAGCAGCTCTACCAGGAAGCGAAGGACGCGGAGCCGAAGAACGTGGAGAAGGAATCGCCGGCCTGCCGGCGGGGGGATGCGCTGGGGCTGATTGCGGAGAGCGCGCTTGCCGCGAAGCTGGACACGGGGACGGCGGGCGACCGCTACCAGGTGGTCGTGCACGTCGACCCGGAGACATTGCGGGACGACGTTTCCGCGGAAACGTCCGGGGCGACCGACGGTCCGAGCGAGAACAACTCGGGCAAAGGGTTGGCGAGTGCCGGGCAGGCTGCCCTGGAGGAAGCGGGCGGGATCCGCGTTTCCGCGGAAACGTCCCGGCGTGTTGCCTGCGATGCCGGCAAGGTGGTGATGCGCCATGACGCCAAGGGCAATGTTCTTGATGTTGGACGCAAGACGCGGACGGTCTCCCCTGCGTTGCGCCGGGCCCAGGAGTCACGGGACCAGCACTGCCGCTTCCCCGGCTGTGAGGCGCGGCGCTGCGACGCTCATCACGTCAAGCACTGGGCGGATGGCGGTACAACGAAGCTGGACAACCTGGTTCTGCTGTGCCGCCGCCACCATCGGGCAGTCCACGAGGAGGGATTCGGCCTGACCCTTGACGCGGAGGGTCAGCCGCGCTTCACGCAGCCGAACGGCCAGCCGCTGGAAATGGCGCCCGCGCCTCCCAGTTGGTCGGGTGCGCCGCTTGCGCCGACGGACGCGAAGCTTGCCGAGGACGGCATCGCGATCGACGCCAATACGTCAATTCCCAACTGGGGCGGCGAACGGCTGGACCTGCCCTATGTGATTGGGGTCGCGTGGCGGCCGGGAGACAATCCGGGCGCGGAGGAAACTGCGGGACCATAA
- a CDS encoding type II toxin-antitoxin system VapC family toxin: MTVVDLNVVLYAINTAAVRHAEARTWWESALNGDEPVGLTWSVVTGFLRLSTHPSVLPRPLTVEQACQRVNKWLGQPTVRLVRETDEHWRHLEQLLLETGTGGNLTSDAHLAALAVSHGATLVSFDHDFARFANLRWVNPGRQGPQ, encoded by the coding sequence GTGACAGTCGTCGATCTCAACGTCGTCCTCTACGCGATCAACACAGCGGCTGTTCGTCACGCGGAGGCTCGCACGTGGTGGGAATCCGCGCTGAACGGCGATGAGCCGGTCGGTCTCACGTGGTCGGTGGTCACCGGGTTCCTGCGCCTCAGCACGCACCCGTCCGTACTTCCACGACCACTGACTGTCGAGCAGGCATGTCAGCGGGTCAACAAGTGGCTTGGCCAGCCGACGGTTCGACTGGTGCGCGAGACCGACGAGCACTGGCGCCATCTGGAGCAGCTACTCCTGGAAACGGGGACCGGAGGGAATCTGACATCCGACGCTCATCTTGCTGCGTTAGCCGTTTCTCACGGCGCCACGCTCGTCTCTTTCGACCACGACTTTGCGAGGTTCGCAAACCTGCGCTGGGTCAATCCCGGGCGACAGGGCCCGCAGTGA
- a CDS encoding HEAT repeat domain-containing protein produces the protein MSSRYEALVASLDGNDFYPPAMELAGGGAEAIPAVHAGMSHSNWRIRRGCAWALGQLADAESLRRLTLLTRDPKKKVRKMAILSLGLAARQGNGSGRGIDSVPQFAYSAVHDPSVRVRRVAVLMLLLQAPERRVARILRKVMATEQDPKVVRLAEWALQQRGKRA, from the coding sequence ATGAGTTCCCGCTACGAAGCACTGGTCGCCAGTCTCGACGGCAACGACTTCTACCCGCCCGCCATGGAGCTGGCGGGCGGGGGCGCCGAAGCTATCCCGGCCGTCCATGCCGGCATGAGCCACTCCAACTGGCGCATTCGGCGCGGGTGCGCATGGGCGCTCGGCCAACTCGCCGACGCGGAGTCGTTGCGGCGCTTGACCCTCCTGACGCGCGACCCAAAAAAGAAAGTGCGCAAGATGGCCATCCTGTCACTCGGCCTCGCCGCCCGGCAGGGCAACGGCAGCGGGCGAGGGATCGATAGCGTTCCCCAGTTTGCCTACAGCGCGGTGCACGATCCGTCCGTCCGGGTCCGGCGCGTCGCCGTGCTGATGCTCCTGCTCCAGGCGCCGGAACGTCGAGTCGCCCGCATCCTGCGGAAGGTCATGGCGACCGAGCAGGATCCCAAGGTCGTCCGGCTCGCCGAGTGGGCTCTGCAGCAACGCGGGAAGCGCGCGTAA
- a CDS encoding tripartite tricarboxylate transporter permease, whose product MGGLTELGGNLAVGFGAALAPFNLLLGVIGVTLGTAVGVLPGVGPALAISMLLPITFGMDPVGAFILFGGLYYGAMYGGSTTSILVRMPGEASSVMTTLDGFRMTCQGRGGAALATAAIGSFIAGTFATLMLMTTAPLLVEVALTFGPAEYFALMVFALTALAGLSRGSLARGLAAALIGLALGTVGIDVQTGQARFTFGMAGLLGGVNVIVVTVGLFAVGEVFWFAATRVRRAGADASGTGRSVGGPVRLTRAEWRRSWPAWIRGTLIGFFCGVLPGAGATVASFLAYDAERRASKTPEVFGDGAIEGVAGPEAANNASAGGSLVPLLALGIPGSGTTAVMLAAFQMYGLQPGPLLFTQDTTLVWGLIASLYISNTLLLVLNLPLIRVWVQLLRVPTPLLFAAVLAFATVGVYTLNNNLFDVAVVYAIGLLACFMRRYGLPLAPTVLAVVLGPLLEQEFRRAMAIAGGDPTIFMTRPVSAVLLVLAVLAASAPMLARRRRAVR is encoded by the coding sequence ATGGGAGGGTTGACCGAGCTCGGCGGGAACCTTGCGGTCGGCTTCGGCGCCGCCCTCGCGCCGTTCAACCTGCTGCTCGGGGTCATCGGCGTGACGCTGGGGACCGCCGTCGGCGTCCTGCCCGGCGTTGGTCCGGCCCTGGCGATATCCATGCTGCTGCCGATCACGTTCGGCATGGACCCGGTGGGCGCGTTCATCCTGTTCGGCGGCCTCTATTACGGCGCGATGTACGGCGGTTCGACTACCTCCATCCTCGTCCGGATGCCGGGCGAGGCGTCGAGCGTGATGACGACTCTCGACGGCTTCCGGATGACCTGCCAGGGGCGCGGCGGAGCGGCGCTCGCGACGGCCGCCATCGGCTCGTTCATCGCCGGCACGTTCGCCACCCTGATGCTGATGACGACGGCGCCGCTGCTCGTGGAGGTCGCGCTCACGTTCGGGCCGGCCGAGTACTTCGCCCTGATGGTGTTCGCGCTCACGGCGCTCGCCGGCCTGTCGCGGGGATCGCTGGCCCGAGGGCTGGCTGCGGCGCTGATCGGACTGGCGCTCGGCACCGTCGGCATCGACGTGCAGACCGGCCAGGCGCGTTTCACATTCGGGATGGCGGGTTTGCTCGGCGGCGTGAACGTCATCGTCGTCACCGTCGGCCTGTTCGCGGTGGGGGAGGTGTTCTGGTTCGCGGCGACCCGCGTGCGCCGGGCCGGGGCCGACGCGTCCGGGACGGGCCGCTCGGTCGGCGGTCCGGTGCGTCTGACCCGGGCGGAATGGCGCCGCTCCTGGCCGGCCTGGATCCGCGGAACGCTTATCGGCTTCTTCTGCGGCGTGCTTCCGGGCGCCGGCGCCACCGTCGCGAGCTTCCTCGCCTACGATGCCGAGCGCCGCGCGTCGAAGACGCCCGAGGTCTTCGGCGACGGCGCCATCGAGGGGGTGGCGGGCCCGGAGGCGGCCAACAACGCCAGCGCCGGCGGCAGCCTGGTGCCGCTGCTCGCCCTAGGCATACCCGGCTCCGGCACCACCGCCGTCATGCTCGCCGCCTTCCAGATGTACGGCCTTCAGCCGGGGCCGCTCCTCTTCACGCAGGACACGACGCTGGTCTGGGGCCTGATTGCCAGCCTCTACATCTCCAACACGCTGCTGCTCGTCCTGAATCTGCCCCTCATCCGCGTCTGGGTACAGCTTCTCCGCGTGCCGACTCCGCTGCTGTTCGCCGCCGTGCTTGCCTTCGCGACGGTCGGTGTCTACACACTCAACAACAACCTGTTCGATGTCGCGGTGGTCTACGCCATCGGCCTGCTCGCGTGCTTCATGCGACGCTACGGGTTGCCGCTCGCGCCGACGGTGCTGGCCGTCGTGCTCGGGCCACTGCTGGAACAGGAGTTCCGGCGGGCGATGGCGATCGCGGGCGGCGACCCGACCATCTTCATGACACGGCCCGTGTCCGCCGTGCTCCTCGTGCTCGCCGTGCTCGCCGCGTCGGCGCCGATGCTGGCGCGACGGCGACGGGCGGTCCGCTGA
- a CDS encoding tripartite tricarboxylate transporter TctB family protein: MSSDRRLAGILLVASAGYLAAAFLIGEPEGDYAAVGPRAFPVVIGVALAACAVWLALRRGAAAATARSAADRSVPAGEGASADWRAAAPAAVAFLAYIALLAPVGYLLATALFIPLEARLLGSRSWRRDLIAGLVVTATIYAVLGLLLGLRLPAGVFG; the protein is encoded by the coding sequence ATGAGCTCCGATCGCCGGCTGGCCGGCATCCTGCTGGTCGCAAGCGCCGGCTACCTGGCGGCGGCCTTCCTGATCGGCGAGCCGGAGGGGGATTACGCTGCGGTCGGTCCACGAGCGTTCCCGGTGGTGATCGGCGTTGCGCTTGCGGCCTGCGCCGTCTGGCTTGCTCTCCGGCGGGGCGCCGCTGCCGCTACGGCCCGGTCCGCCGCGGATCGGAGCGTCCCGGCAGGGGAGGGCGCCTCCGCGGACTGGCGCGCCGCCGCCCCGGCGGCGGTAGCTTTCCTCGCTTATATCGCCCTGCTCGCACCGGTCGGCTACCTACTTGCCACCGCGCTGTTCATCCCGCTGGAAGCGCGCCTCCTCGGCAGCCGGTCGTGGCGCCGCGACCTGATTGCCGGCCTCGTCGTCACGGCGACGATCTACGCCGTCCTCGGGCTGCTGCTCGGTCTCCGGCTGCCGGCCGGCGTTTTCGGCTAG
- a CDS encoding tripartite tricarboxylate transporter substrate binding protein, protein MIRARGRRPLVAAACLLVALAVTACAGGSGPGVARAGQALAPTAAGFPDGPITIIAPANPGGGWDQTARQIQQVWTEAGILGVPVEVVNRGGAGGAIGLAELVTTHRDDARTLMVFGQVMLGALRTNDSPVSVGETVPIARLLNEYQMVTVPADSDYGTLGELMDDFRRDPAAMAWAGGSAGGIDHILAGLLAQAAGADPRLVNYIAYAGGGEAAAAVMGGHVAAGISGFGEWKAYVESGRMRPLAVSAPERIEGDATPTLQESGFDVVVSNWRGLTAPPGTDEETRDWLIRAAEQMRMSPQWREILRANDWEDSFLPGAAFEDFLREETATVDATLRAIGLIQ, encoded by the coding sequence ATGATCCGCGCCCGTGGCCGTCGCCCGCTGGTTGCCGCGGCGTGCCTGCTTGTCGCGCTGGCGGTCACCGCGTGCGCGGGCGGCTCCGGTCCGGGAGTCGCGCGGGCCGGGCAGGCGCTCGCGCCGACCGCGGCCGGCTTTCCCGATGGGCCAATCACGATCATCGCGCCGGCCAATCCGGGCGGCGGCTGGGATCAGACCGCGCGGCAGATCCAGCAGGTCTGGACGGAGGCGGGCATCCTCGGCGTGCCGGTCGAGGTCGTCAACCGCGGCGGGGCAGGTGGCGCCATCGGCCTGGCCGAACTAGTCACGACGCATCGGGACGATGCGCGCACGCTCATGGTCTTCGGCCAAGTGATGCTCGGCGCCCTCCGCACGAACGACAGCCCCGTCTCGGTCGGTGAGACGGTGCCGATCGCGCGGCTCCTGAACGAGTACCAGATGGTGACGGTGCCGGCCGATTCGGACTATGGCACGCTCGGCGAGCTGATGGATGACTTCCGGCGCGACCCCGCGGCGATGGCGTGGGCCGGCGGGTCCGCCGGCGGCATCGACCACATCCTGGCCGGACTCCTCGCCCAGGCGGCCGGGGCGGATCCCCGGCTCGTGAATTACATCGCGTACGCGGGCGGCGGGGAAGCGGCGGCGGCGGTGATGGGCGGACATGTTGCGGCCGGCATCTCGGGTTTCGGCGAGTGGAAGGCCTACGTGGAGTCGGGCCGGATGCGCCCGCTGGCGGTGTCCGCGCCCGAGCGGATCGAAGGCGATGCGACGCCCACCCTGCAAGAAAGCGGTTTCGACGTCGTCGTGTCGAACTGGCGCGGCCTGACGGCGCCGCCCGGCACCGACGAGGAGACGCGCGACTGGCTGATCCGGGCGGCCGAACAGATGCGGATGTCACCCCAGTGGCGGGAGATCCTGCGCGCCAACGATTGGGAAGACAGCTTCCTTCCCGGTGCGGCGTTCGAGGACTTCCTGCGCGAGGAAACCGCCACCGTCGATGCGACGCTCCGCGCCATCGGACTGATCCAATAG
- a CDS encoding DUF2191 domain-containing protein, protein MKTTIDIQDALLVRAKRYARRNGHPLRAVVEEGLRLVLSAPAARSRYRLPDMSVGDLDSPDPLEAFSWQDLREMIYGNRGTP, encoded by the coding sequence ATGAAGACGACCATCGACATACAGGACGCGCTTCTCGTACGGGCCAAGCGCTACGCCAGGCGGAACGGTCATCCACTGCGCGCGGTCGTCGAGGAAGGGCTCCGCTTGGTGCTGTCGGCGCCGGCTGCCCGTTCCCGGTATCGGTTGCCGGACATGAGCGTCGGCGACTTGGACAGCCCCGACCCCCTTGAAGCATTCTCCTGGCAGGACCTGCGCGAGATGATCTACGGCAACCGGGGAACGCCGTGA
- a CDS encoding PIN domain-containing protein, whose amino-acid sequence MIAVDTNLLVYAHRRESREHVAARAIMRRLAEGGDPWAVPWPCCYEFLSVVTNRRIWKDSATTVERAWRQLDAWISSPSSRLLGETDDFFDLLSGFIQRPRVHGPVVHDARVAALCVAHGAEALLTRDRDFSLFPELRTRDPFTSRRP is encoded by the coding sequence GTGATCGCGGTCGATACCAATCTGCTCGTCTATGCGCACCGCCGGGAATCCCGCGAACACGTTGCGGCTCGCGCCATCATGCGCCGACTCGCGGAGGGTGGCGATCCGTGGGCGGTTCCCTGGCCATGCTGCTACGAGTTCCTCAGCGTGGTCACCAACCGCCGCATCTGGAAGGACAGCGCGACGACGGTGGAGCGCGCGTGGCGTCAGCTCGACGCGTGGATCTCATCACCGTCAAGCCGACTGTTGGGCGAGACGGACGACTTCTTCGACCTGTTGAGCGGTTTCATTCAGCGGCCGCGAGTACACGGACCCGTGGTCCACGATGCTCGGGTCGCTGCACTGTGCGTCGCCCACGGCGCTGAGGCGCTGCTCACGCGTGATCGCGATTTCTCGCTGTTCCCGGAGCTTCGGACACGCGATCCGTTCACGTCCCGGAGGCCATGA